From Mus musculus strain C57BL/6J chromosome 17, GRCm38.p6 C57BL/6J, the proteins below share one genomic window:
- the Galnt14 gene encoding polypeptide N-acetylgalactosaminyltransferase 14 isoform X2, which translates to MTDSWLSHILLSDSQTPSSDRNLATNASSLYVGHPRRQEISEISFRVWMCGGGLEIIPCSRVGHVFRKKHPYVFPDGNANTYIKNTKRTAEVWMDEYKQYYYAARPFALERPFGNIENRLNLRKNLHCQTFKWYLENVYPELRVPPDSSIQKGNIRQRQKCLESQKQKKQEILRLSPCAKVKGDGAKSQVWAFTYTQQIIQEELCLSVVTLFPGAPVVLALCKNGDERQLWTKTGARIEHIASHLCLDTDMFGDSTEDGKEVVVNPCESSLMSQHWDIVSS; encoded by the exons atgaCAGACAGTTGGCTGAGCCACATCTTGCTTAGTGACTCACAAACACCAAGCTCAGACAGAAACCTAGCCACAAATGCCAGTTCTCTATATGTGGGACATCCGAGGAGACAGGAAATCTCAG AAATCTCTTTCCGAGTGTGGATGTGTGGAGGTGGCCTGGAGATCATCCCTTGCAGCCGGGTGGGACATGTCTTCAGAAAAAAGCATCCTTATGTTTTCCCCGATGGGAACGCCAACACATATATAAA GAACACCAAGAGGACAGCTGAAGTATGGATGGATGAATACAAGCAGTACTACTATGCAGCTCGGCCTTTTGCCCTGGAGAGACCCTTTGGAAA CATTGAGAACAGGCTGAACCTGAGGAAGAATCTTCACTGCCAGACCTTCAAGTGGTACCTAGAGAATGTCTACCCAGAACTCAG GGTCCCCCCAGACTCCTCCATCCAGAAGGGCAATATCCGGCAGCGGCAGAAGTGCCTTGAGTCTCAAAAGCAGAAAAAACAGGAGATTCTCAGGCTAAGTCCCTGTGCCAAGGTCAAAGGAGATGGAGCAAAGTCTCAG GTGTGGGCCTTCACATACACCCAGCAGATCATCCAAGAAGAGCTGTGCCTGTCCGTGGTCACCCTGTTTCCTGGTGCCCCCGTGGTTCTTGCTCTATGCAAGAATGGGGATGAAAGGCAG CTATGGACCAAGACTGGTGCCCGAATTGAGCACATAGCATCTCACCTCTGCCTGGATACAGACATGTTTGGTGACAGCACCGAGGATGGCAAGGAGGTCGTTGTCAACCCTTGTGAGTCGTCGCTCATGAGCCAGCACTGGGACATTGTGAGCTCATGA